Part of the Pseudomonas chlororaphis genome, AGTGCCGTCGACAGCGACTTCACCGCAGAAAGGCGTCTGGTGATTCTGCGGCGCGGCGAAATCATCGTGAACACCGGTGCGGATGCCGGCGCGGCGCAACCGCGTCCATTCTGGCTGCAGACCCGCGACGGGTTCATACGCACCCTCAATGCCCGCTTCCTGGCGCACGAGCGTGACGACGGCACCCTCCTCGCGGTGCAGTCGGGCGCCGTCACGGTGTTTCCCGGGTCCAGTCGAAGCCTGGCCAGCGACACCGTCCAAGCCGCCAACCAACGGTTGTTCACCGCCAAGGGCGTGGCTGAGTTCCAGGACAACGGCCTGGACCTATGGAGTTGGAGCGACGGCGTGATCAGCGCCCGCCACATGCGCCTCGATGATTTTATCGAGGCCTTGTCGCGCTATCGCCCCGGCGTGTTGCGCTGCGCCAAAGAAGTCTCGGGGCTGCGCGTTTCCGGCACTTTCCAGCTCGCCGATACCGATCAGGTACTGGCCTTGGTTGCGCAGTCATTGCAGTTGCGCATCGATTATCGAACCCACTATTGGGTGACCTTGAGCGCCGCCAGCTGAGTGACGTTCTCGTTGCGCAACCTTATCAAATAAAAATGAGGTGATTTCTCATTCTCGTTCGGCATGTAAGAAAGGCCGACATACAGGCCGATCTGCCGATCCCCTTTCACGGAGCGAGTAAATGAGTTCGTCCCTGGTTCCACAGCGCCTTCGACTGAATCGCGCCCTGCACGGCGCGGTCTTTGGCGTCATCGTCAGCAGCTACGCGCTACCGTCCCTGGCGCAAACCTCAAGCGTCGAGCAGCCCCACGCCGTTCACCACTGGAACATCCCTGCCGGTCCACTGGCACCGGCGCTGGATCGCTTTGCGCGTGAAGCCGGCATCAGTCTTTCCTTCGATGCGCCAAGCGTCGCGAACCGCACGACCTCGGGTGTGAGCGGCGCACTCGATACCCCTCAAGCCCTG contains:
- a CDS encoding siderophore-interacting protein, with the translated sequence MPTSEARGLDPAVVDQAIHWLVRLRFNPADEQTQRTFEHWLAQRPEHRLAWQRVEALGDDFAGIPPDLARHTLKGTRSGLHRRQSLKLLGMFATAGGAAWLSRDYTPLPALLAQQHSKTGERKRVQLDDGSLIQLNSDSAVDSDFTAERRLVILRRGEIIVNTGADAGAAQPRPFWLQTRDGFIRTLNARFLAHERDDGTLLAVQSGAVTVFPGSSRSLASDTVQAANQRLFTAKGVAEFQDNGLDLWSWSDGVISARHMRLDDFIEALSRYRPGVLRCAKEVSGLRVSGTFQLADTDQVLALVAQSLQLRIDYRTHYWVTLSAAS